A genome region from Akkermansiaceae bacterium includes the following:
- a CDS encoding MotA/TolQ/ExbB proton channel family protein, with product MHSQLETLPPEHAAILIRKKRFWKKTMWISLGVGVMLAMIAVSGTVIKMTAAFSSLQANGSADPSVLAGDISEAMLISLWSLPPALLAFLIFLVSLIRCLSLPKLPENSTQAG from the coding sequence ATGCACTCCCAACTCGAAACCCTCCCCCCGGAGCATGCCGCCATCCTCATCCGCAAAAAACGTTTCTGGAAAAAGACCATGTGGATCTCGCTGGGTGTCGGCGTCATGCTGGCCATGATCGCCGTCAGCGGAACGGTGATCAAAATGACCGCCGCGTTCTCATCGCTGCAGGCAAATGGGTCCGCAGACCCCAGCGTGCTCGCCGGCGACATCTCCGAAGCCATGCTCATCAGCCTCTGGTCGCTGCCACCGGCACTGCTCGCATTTCTCATCTTCCTCGTCTCCCTCATACGCTGCCTCTCCCTCCCCAAGCTGCCCGAAAACTCAACCCAAGCCGGCTGA
- a CDS encoding C40 family peptidase, producing MIPRLLLLLTFGSLAALIVVDLDPVSTKLQRLIILAAMLGIWLGPVLLSWKRKSARYILLALPLLLIIPFLLPAKPINREALRDDFLRRMISYQGTKYHWGGENGRGIDCSGLPRKALREALFSNGVKSMNGGSLRLFFRQWWNDASAKALAEGYMDFTIPTGESGTIAQMDYAKLQPGDLAVTADRRHILAYLGGEDWIQADPGAGKVTIANGRTSENGWFTVPITTHRWSILTERGL from the coding sequence ATGATCCCGCGCCTCCTCCTGCTCCTCACCTTCGGATCCCTCGCGGCGCTCATCGTCGTGGACCTCGATCCCGTGTCCACAAAGCTCCAACGCCTCATCATCCTCGCCGCGATGCTTGGAATCTGGCTCGGCCCCGTCCTGCTATCCTGGAAAAGGAAATCCGCCCGCTACATCTTGCTAGCCCTCCCCCTGCTCCTCATCATCCCATTTCTCCTCCCCGCAAAGCCCATCAACCGCGAAGCCCTGCGCGACGATTTCCTCCGCCGCATGATCTCCTACCAAGGCACGAAATACCACTGGGGCGGCGAAAACGGGCGCGGCATCGACTGTTCCGGCCTCCCCCGCAAAGCCCTGCGCGAAGCCCTTTTCTCCAACGGCGTCAAATCCATGAATGGCGGCAGCCTCCGGCTCTTCTTCAGGCAATGGTGGAACGACGCCAGCGCCAAGGCACTCGCCGAGGGATACATGGATTTCACCATCCCAACCGGAGAAAGTGGCACCATCGCACAAATGGACTATGCGAAGCTCCAGCCCGGGGATCTCGCCGTCACCGCAGACAGGCGGCACATCCTCGCCTACCTCGGCGGGGAGGATTGGATCCAGGCGGACCCAGGCGCAGGCAAGGTCACCATCGCAAACGGCAGGACATCGGAAAACGGCTGGTTCACAGTCCCCATCACCACACACCGCTGGAGCATCCTCACGGAGCGCGGGCTTTAG
- a CDS encoding sulfatase, producing MKNKPNVLFIFADDLRPELNCYGCKHVISPNIDRLAAKGCLFEKSYVQIAVCNPSRASMLTGKRPDELSLWGLDTHFRENSPDVVTLPQHFKQNGYHTAAIGKIYHNDKPDPISWSEPQMHIPGYPYDPDAVYRDDGNIHYLEQRKKQITEEEGTGSRFVDEYGQWYLKACATEMPDVPDDAYYDGAQTDVALAKLSELSRLDKPFFFGLGYYRPHLPFNVPKKYWDMYDRETIELAEYDMPPLGAPPMALNNMRELRGYSDFKDCTHPNESQLNAEDSRRLRHGYFASVTYIDTQIGKVLDHLEALGILDETIIILWGDNGWKLGDYGSWCKMTNYEMDTRVPLIIKPAQAVADDGKRPQIVESVDIYPTLCDLAGLPRPEGLAGESLAKHFENADAEGKPHAFSQFLRHGIWSAPDGIETMGYSIRTKDWRYVEWFHSDKSDVIARELYDITSQGLEQLNLSGRPEHSETENHLARLLTGYRGNCLPLKPSKRR from the coding sequence ATGAAAAACAAACCCAACGTCCTCTTCATCTTCGCCGACGACCTCCGCCCGGAACTCAACTGCTACGGCTGCAAGCACGTCATCAGCCCGAACATCGACCGCCTCGCGGCAAAGGGCTGCCTGTTCGAGAAATCCTACGTCCAGATCGCCGTCTGCAACCCCTCCCGCGCCAGCATGCTCACCGGCAAGCGGCCCGACGAGCTGAGCCTCTGGGGCCTTGACACCCATTTCAGGGAAAACTCCCCGGATGTCGTGACGCTGCCCCAGCATTTCAAACAGAACGGCTACCACACCGCCGCCATCGGCAAAATCTACCACAACGACAAACCCGACCCCATCTCCTGGTCGGAGCCGCAGATGCACATCCCCGGCTACCCCTACGACCCGGATGCCGTCTACCGGGACGACGGGAACATCCATTACCTCGAGCAGAGGAAAAAACAGATCACCGAGGAGGAAGGCACAGGCAGCCGCTTCGTCGATGAATACGGCCAGTGGTACCTGAAAGCCTGCGCAACCGAAATGCCCGACGTCCCCGACGACGCCTACTACGATGGCGCCCAGACTGACGTCGCGCTCGCGAAGCTCAGCGAGTTGAGCAGGCTCGACAAACCCTTTTTCTTCGGGCTCGGCTACTACCGCCCGCACCTGCCCTTCAACGTCCCGAAAAAATACTGGGACATGTACGACCGCGAGACGATCGAGCTGGCGGAATACGACATGCCGCCGCTCGGAGCGCCTCCCATGGCCCTGAACAACATGCGCGAGCTCCGCGGCTACTCCGATTTCAAGGATTGCACACACCCCAACGAATCCCAGCTCAACGCCGAGGACTCCCGGCGGCTCCGCCACGGATATTTCGCATCCGTCACATACATCGACACCCAGATCGGCAAGGTGCTCGACCACCTCGAAGCCCTCGGCATCCTCGATGAAACCATCATCATACTGTGGGGCGACAACGGCTGGAAACTCGGCGACTACGGCAGCTGGTGCAAGATGACGAACTACGAAATGGACACCCGCGTCCCTCTCATCATCAAGCCCGCCCAAGCGGTTGCGGACGATGGCAAACGCCCGCAGATCGTCGAGTCCGTCGATATCTACCCCACCCTCTGCGACCTCGCCGGGCTACCTCGCCCGGAGGGCTTGGCCGGTGAAAGCCTTGCCAAGCATTTCGAAAACGCCGATGCGGAAGGCAAGCCCCATGCCTTCAGCCAGTTCCTCCGCCACGGGATCTGGAGCGCCCCGGATGGGATCGAGACAATGGGCTACTCGATCCGCACCAAGGACTGGAGATACGTCGAATGGTTCCACAGCGATAAATCCGATGTCATCGCCAGGGAACTCTACGACATCACCAGCCAAGGCCTTGAACAACTCAACCTCAGCGGAAGACCCGAGCATTCCGAAACCGAAAACCACCTGGCCCGGCTGTTGACCGGCTATCGCGGCAACTGCCTGCCCCTCAAACCGAGCAAGCGGCGCTGA